A section of the Myxococcus virescens genome encodes:
- a CDS encoding sensor histidine kinase — translation MVVLRSVRSAVGGIVDFECVSANVQAERWLGGEEGSLVHNRLLEEAPWAWDGGLFSACVRVVTRRAPEIARVSRQSPMGTVWLLARVSPYDDGVVLFLEDLTERMAAEEALRRDHDLLHAVIESATDAIYVKDVSGRYILINPATASAFHRAPREILGRTDAELLGADRAAPTLAHDREVMSSGHTATYEGAEGGPGTDRIWHTTKGVLRRGDGTVYGLFAICRDVTARRRQELEREEEARFQERFIGVLGHDLGNPLAAVRLSSAALLARDTLPPEVRRVVARIDGSAERMARLVKQLLDFTRARMAGGIPLRPHEVCMEDVCRRIISELEPAHPECCVRLEVDGESRGIWDEERLGQVLSNLLGNALQHSPEGSSVRVRLAAKDSLFQRVEVHNGGPPIPESLRPRLFSPFHGVPPEPGQPKPKHQGLGLGLYIVSQIVTAHGGWLDVASSADTGTCFSVTLPRVTRPLGGPPGKPA, via the coding sequence GTGGTCGTCTTGCGGAGCGTGCGCTCCGCGGTCGGCGGCATCGTCGACTTCGAGTGTGTCTCCGCCAACGTGCAGGCGGAGCGCTGGCTCGGCGGAGAAGAGGGCAGCCTGGTGCACAACCGGCTGCTGGAGGAAGCGCCGTGGGCGTGGGACGGCGGCCTCTTCAGTGCGTGTGTCCGCGTGGTGACACGCCGCGCGCCAGAAATCGCGCGGGTGTCCCGGCAGTCGCCCATGGGCACCGTGTGGCTCCTGGCGCGCGTATCCCCGTATGACGACGGCGTGGTGCTCTTCCTGGAGGACCTCACCGAGCGCATGGCCGCGGAAGAAGCCCTGCGGCGCGACCATGACCTGCTGCACGCCGTCATCGAGAGCGCCACCGACGCCATCTACGTGAAGGACGTGTCGGGCCGGTACATCCTCATCAATCCCGCCACCGCGAGCGCCTTCCACCGGGCTCCGCGCGAAATCCTGGGCCGCACGGACGCGGAGCTGCTGGGCGCCGACCGGGCCGCGCCGACGCTGGCGCACGACCGCGAGGTGATGAGCTCCGGGCACACGGCCACGTACGAAGGGGCGGAAGGCGGCCCGGGGACGGACCGCATCTGGCACACGACGAAGGGCGTGCTTCGCCGCGGAGACGGCACCGTGTACGGCCTGTTCGCCATCTGCCGGGACGTCACCGCGCGGCGGCGCCAGGAGCTGGAGCGCGAGGAAGAGGCGCGCTTCCAGGAGCGCTTCATCGGCGTGCTGGGCCACGACCTGGGCAATCCACTGGCCGCGGTGCGGCTGTCCTCCGCTGCCCTCCTGGCCCGGGACACGCTGCCCCCGGAGGTCCGGCGCGTGGTGGCTCGCATCGACGGGAGCGCTGAGCGGATGGCGCGGCTGGTGAAACAGCTGCTCGACTTCACGCGCGCTCGCATGGCGGGTGGCATCCCGCTGCGTCCCCATGAGGTGTGCATGGAGGACGTGTGCCGGCGCATCATCTCCGAGCTGGAGCCCGCGCATCCGGAGTGCTGCGTCCGCCTGGAGGTGGACGGCGAGTCACGCGGCATCTGGGACGAGGAGCGCCTGGGACAGGTGCTGTCGAACCTGCTGGGCAACGCGCTTCAACACAGTCCGGAGGGGAGCTCGGTGCGGGTGCGGCTGGCGGCGAAGGACTCGCTCTTCCAGCGCGTGGAGGTCCACAACGGTGGGCCGCCCATCCCCGAGTCGTTGCGCCCGCGCCTCTTCTCGCCGTTCCACGGGGTGCCCCCCGAGCCGGGTCAGCCGAAGCCGAAGCACCAGGGCCTGGGGTTGGGGCTCTACATCGTGTCGCAAATCGTCACGGCGCACGGAGGCTGGCTGGACGTGGCGTCATCGGCGGACACGGGGACCTGCTTCTCGGTGACGCTGCCTCGCGTCACCCGGCCGCTGGGCGGGCCGCCAGGCAAGCCTGCCTGA
- a CDS encoding c-type cytochrome, protein MMKRLVLVLSLSGATGAHADAVADVWKAKCTVCHGGDGKAQTKMGQKESIGDMSRPAWQQSRTDADIRKVIADGDPRNSKMKPFKDKLTPAQIDALVGYIRTMKAPTAP, encoded by the coding sequence ATGATGAAGCGGCTGGTCCTGGTCCTGAGCCTGAGTGGAGCCACCGGCGCCCACGCGGACGCCGTGGCCGACGTGTGGAAGGCGAAGTGCACCGTGTGTCACGGCGGCGACGGCAAGGCGCAGACGAAGATGGGCCAGAAGGAGTCCATCGGCGACATGAGCCGGCCCGCCTGGCAGCAGTCCCGGACGGACGCCGACATCCGCAAGGTGATTGCCGACGGCGATCCGCGGAACAGCAAGATGAAGCCCTTCAAGGACAAGCTCACCCCAGCGCAGATTGACGCACTGGTGGGATACATCCGCACCATGAAGGCGCCGACGGCCCCTTGA
- a CDS encoding pilus assembly FimT family protein, whose product MRPRNRGMTLLEVMVVVALVGLFATLSVSSFQGMTERQRLSAAQRELVLMMQEARQKARATHQPVRLGTRVMDEQGVQVTRMRWEALACSDAWGTVCPMPACQENACGVGGCECAELGPELVIPPKLDVDLLVGLCWLGNPGAGAPVVAPPAPGGRVCEQNAPLPPTERLVLLRNGGTLEAPDWKPELVFQADGLTAAVRPMDCDKHASTPGCL is encoded by the coding sequence ATGCGGCCACGCAACCGAGGCATGACGCTGCTGGAGGTGATGGTCGTGGTGGCCCTGGTTGGCCTCTTCGCCACCCTCTCCGTGTCCAGCTTCCAGGGCATGACGGAGCGCCAGCGACTCAGCGCCGCGCAGCGCGAGTTGGTGCTGATGATGCAGGAGGCCCGTCAGAAAGCACGCGCGACCCACCAGCCCGTGCGGCTGGGCACGCGCGTCATGGATGAGCAGGGCGTCCAGGTGACGCGCATGCGCTGGGAGGCACTGGCGTGCAGTGATGCCTGGGGCACGGTGTGTCCCATGCCCGCGTGCCAGGAGAACGCCTGCGGCGTGGGCGGCTGCGAATGCGCGGAGCTGGGGCCGGAGCTGGTCATCCCGCCGAAGCTCGACGTGGACCTGCTGGTGGGCCTGTGCTGGCTGGGCAACCCCGGCGCCGGCGCGCCCGTCGTGGCTCCGCCGGCGCCCGGCGGAAGGGTGTGCGAACAGAACGCCCCGCTGCCCCCGACGGAGCGGCTCGTCCTCCTGCGCAACGGGGGGACGCTCGAAGCGCCGGACTGGAAACCGGAGCTGGTATTCCAGGCGGATGGCCTGACGGCGGCCGTACGCCCCATGGATTGTGACAAGCACGCCTCCACCCCAGGCTGCCTGTAG